The following are encoded together in the Cicer arietinum cultivar CDC Frontier isolate Library 1 chromosome 2, Cicar.CDCFrontier_v2.0, whole genome shotgun sequence genome:
- the LOC101511831 gene encoding uncharacterized protein, translating into MTSKQSVHPICSPSLALTTVQMDENESTFKLIDRNRPVRYYLNPWERPSSTVEIPHQRHRHNDRRTPDSDVSDYRRRRSPSYDSYDRHRDHRRRRRSKSLESRSPRHDNGAPNGNTLPKKFDRRNGPYLDRGHGDWRRSESGSDEELKGLSFEEYRRLKRQKMRKSLKHCMWNVTPSPPRRQNEYLEDYNKAEEISEKFEMEVKLKAKSASASEESEDSESDDPRLRKKRRKSSASCSKKSLSDSDSEEKEDPKRRKSRRHSESEERIKKYSDSSDSESDEEDSRSKRSSKRTKKSSEAESESSEENESGSDCDGTKNKAAIVDEVKMAEINAEALKLKELFESQKKPALDDEPQVGPMPLPKAEGHISYGGALRPGEGDAIAQYVQQGKRIPRRGEVGLSAEEISKFEDLGYVMSGSRHQRMNAIRIRKENQVYCKTRIFLIRGQVSRTKLFEVGRM; encoded by the exons atgACTTCAAAACAATCCGTCCATCCAATTTGCTCCCCGTCACTTGCCCTTACCACCGTCCAGATGGATGAAAATGAATCTACTTTTAAACTTATCGATCGGAACAGGCCTGTCCGATACTACTTGAATCCATGGGAAAGGCCATCCTCTACGGTCGAAATCCCTCACCAACGCCACCGACACAACGATCGCCGCACACCTGACTCCGATGTCTCCGACTATCGCCGACGCCGTAGCCCTAGCTACGACTCATACGATCGTCACAGGGACCATCGCCGCCGCCGAAGATCCAAATCGCTTGAAAGCAGAAGCCCTAGACACGACAATGGAGCTCCAAACGGCAACACTCTTCCAAAGAAATTCGACCGCCGAAACGGTCCATATTTGGATCGAGGCCATGGAGATTGGCGGCGTTCCGAGTCCGGTTCGGATGAGGAGTTGAAGGGATTGAGTTTCGAGGAATACAGAAGGCTGAAGAGGCAAAAGATGAGGAAGTCGCTTAAGCATTGCATGTGGAACGTTACACCCAGTCCTCCGAGACGCCAGAACGAATATCTAGAAGATTATAACAAAGCTGAAGAAATTTCTGAGAAATTCGAAATGGAGGTCAAACTGAAAGCAAAATCTGCATCCGCATCTGAAGAATCTGAGGATAGTGAATCGGACGATCCGCGTTTGAGGAAGAAAAGAAGGAAAAGTTCCGCTAGTTGTTCTAAGAAATCGCTTAGCGATAGTGATTCGGAAGAAAAAGAGGATCCTAAGCGGAGAAAGAGTAGGAGGCATAGCGAATCGgaagaaagaataaaaaagtaTAGCGACAGCAGCGACAGTGAATCCGATGAAGAAGAT TCTCGATCCAAACGGAGCAGTAAAAGAACAAAGAAAAGTTCTGAAGCGGAAAGTGAGAGTTCGGAAGAGAATGAGTCAGGTTCTGATTGTGATGGTACTAAGAATAAAGCAGCAATTGTTGATGAAGTGAAGATGGCTGAGATTAATGCTGAGGCTCTAAAGTTAAAGGAATTGTTTGAGTCACAGAAGAAACCTGCTTTGGATGACGAACCACAGGTTGGGCCAATGCCTCTGCCCAAAGCTGAGGGGCATATCAGCTATGGTGGTGCCCTTAGGCCTGGTGAAGGAGATGCTATTGCGCAATACGTTCAACAAGGGAAACGTATTCCTCGTAGAGGAGAAGTGGGTCTTTCTGCGGAAGAGATTTCAAAGTTTGAGGATCTTGGTTATGTGATGAGTGGTAGCAGGCATCAGAGGATGAATGCAATTCGTATAAGGAAAGAAAACCAGGTTTATTGTAAGACCCGCATTTTCCTCATTAGGGGtcaagtttcgaggacgaaactatttgaagtaggtagaatgtaa
- the LOC101511288 gene encoding cucumisin-like codes for MPKSILHHYKRSFSGFVAKLTKEEANRMAGLPGMVSVFPNEKSHLLTTRSWDFIGFPQYVERENSESDVIVGVIDSGIWPESSSFNDKGLSPPPAKWKGTCETASNFTCNNKIIGARCYLPPLDDPLSLTDIESPRDSIGHGTHTASTAAGNPVSQASMLGFAQGTARGGAPSARIAVYKACWSSGCNDANILAAFDDAIADGVDILSVSIGKDSENNVYFRDALSIGSFHAMRHGILTVLSAGNKGPQPKSLQNFQPWTIVVAASTLDRKFVTEVKLGDNRTYEGISLNTFDLQGKLYPIIFGGDATKAGVGKHLSRNCSINSLDDKLVKDKIVLCEGGLGAPEASRAGAVGVLIQGQTSIDIAFPFPLPACYLRSNDATKIHKYIRTTRFPTATIFKSNEIKDTLAPVVASFSARGPNNATPEILKPDLIAPGVDIIASWSPISSITDVPGDNRKLEFNIVSGTSMSCPHVSGAAAYIKSFHPTWSPAAIRSALMTTAKQMSPENHRDAEFAYGAGQIDPVKAINPGLIYEASEIDYIRFLCGQGINETALQLITEEKDSCSKTITIRDLNYPSFAIKAPRPKHRVSGSFKRIVTNVGLPMSTYRAIVTTPKGLNISVRPNVLQFTSHGENQAYVLTIEGALKESIGSASLIWDDGNIQVRSPIIIFDERAEKDTGVNLCCKNFIYVVIFNLLFYIIIIE; via the exons ATGCCAAAATCCATACTCCACCACTACAAGCGCAGTTTCAGTGGTTTTGTGGCAAAATTAACAAAAGAAGAAGCCAATAGAATGGCTG GACTTCCTGGGATGGTATCTGTTTTTCCCAATGAAAAGAGTCACCTCCTTACAACTAGATCATGGGATTTCATTGGCTTTCCACAATATGTGGAAAGAGAAAACTCTGAAAGTGACGTTATTGTTGGGGTGATCGATTCTGGAATTTGGCCAGAATCTTCTAGCTTCAATGATAAAGGTCTCAGTCCACCACCCGCTAAATGGAAGGGCACATGCGAAACTGCTTCAAATTTTACCTGCAacaa CAAAATAATTGGAGCCAGATGTTATTTACCCCCTCTGGATGATCCCTTGAGCCTAACAGATATTGAATCTCCTAGAGATTCAATTGGCCATGGGACTCATACAGCATCAACTGCAGCAGGGAACCCGGTTAGCCAGGCAAGCATGCTAGGCTTTGCACAAGGAACAGCAAGAGGTGGTGCTCCCTCAGCTCGCATTGCTGTCTACAAAGCATGTTGGTCTAGTGGTTGCAATGATGCAAATATTCTTGCTGCATTTGACGATGCTATTGCTGATGGGGTCGATATATTGTCTGTCTCAATTGGAAAAGATTCAGAAAACAATGTATATTTTAGAGATGCATTGTCCATTGGATCATTTCATGCTATGAGACATGGAATTCTAACGGTACTTTCAGCTGGAAACAAAGGTCCACAACCTAAATCCTTACAAAATTTTCAACCTTGGACAATTGTTGTGGCTGCTAGCACCTTAGATAGAAAGTTTGTCACAGAGGTCAAATTAGGGGACAATAGAACTTATGAG GGTATTTCTTTGAACACATTTGACCTTCAAGGAAAACTATATCCTATAATTTTTGGTGGAGATGCAACTAAAGCAGGAGTCGGTAAACACTTATCGAG GAATTGCTCAATAAATTCGTTGGATGATAAGTTGGTGAAGGATAAGATTGTTCTATGTGAAGGAGGACTAGGAGCCCCAGAGGCCTCTAGAGCAGGAGCTGTGGGTGTTTTGATACAAGGTCAAACTTCCATAGATATTGCATTCCCTTTTCCCTTGCCTGCTTGCTACCTTCGATCAAATGATgccaccaaaatacataaatacatACGAACTACAAG GTTTCCAACTGCAACAATATTTAAGTCTAATGAAATAAAAGATACTTTGGCACCTGTGGTTGCCTCTTTCTCTGCTAGGGGTCCAAACAATGCGACACCCGAGATTCTGAAG CCGGACTTAATTGCTCCTGGAGTGGACATTATAGCTAGTTGGTCTCCAATTTCTTCAATTACTGATGTTCCGGGTGATAACAGAAAATTGGAGTTCAACATTGTATCAGGAACGTCAATGTCGTGTCCACATGTGTCTGGTGCAGCAGCCTATATCAAATCATTTCATCCGACATGGTCACCTGCTGCTATCCGTTCAGCTCTAATGACAACGG CTAAACAGATGAGTCCAGAAAATCACCGTGATGCAGAATTTGCGTATGGAGCTGGTCAAATTGATCCTGTCAAGGCTATAAATCCTGGGCTAATATATGAGGCTAGTGAAATTGACTACATAAGATTTTTATGTGGACAAGGGATCAATGAGACGGCTTTACAATTAATCACGGAGGAAAAAGATAGTTGCTCTAAGACTATAACGATAAGGGATTTAAATTATCCTTCATTTGCCATTAAAGCTCCACGTCCAAAACATCGTGTAAGTGGAAGCTTTAAAAGAATTGTTACAAATGTTGGATTGCCCATGTCTACATATAGAGCAATTGTGACAACTCCAAAAGGACTCAATATTTCTGTAAGGCCCAATGTTTTGCAATTCACATCACATGGAGAAAATCAGGCATATGTTCTCACAATAGAAGGAGCATTAAAGGAGTCTATTGGGTCAGCATCTTTGATATGGGATGATGGTAATATTCAAGTGAGGAGtccaataattatttttgatgaAAGAGCAGAAAAAGACACAGGTGTCAATTTATGTTGTAAAAATTTCATCTAtgttg